A window of the Schlesneria paludicola DSM 18645 genome harbors these coding sequences:
- a CDS encoding amino acid permease, with the protein MDWKQLFARKNLGELLEEMKGDDRLKRALGPVNLTALGIGAVIGAGIFVATGKAASETAGPALMVSYLVVGITCIFAALCYAEFASMAPVAGSAYTYAYITMGELFAWIIGWDLVLEYAVGAATVANGWSGYFQKVIAKLGLHFPAIVSKSIYVFENEHYHATGSLINLPAVLIVAIITAILVKGISESAWINALMVFIKVGAVVFVILVGSFYVHPENWTPFAPYGWTGINIFGLHVAGNTNEAGEPVGMLAGAAIIFFAYIGFDSVSTHAEESKNPRRDVPIAIIASLLICTVLYIGVAAVLTGMVKYDTIDKDAGVSSAFHHAGLPWAEVIIATAGVAGITSVLLVLMLSAPRVFLAMARDGLVPSSFFADVHPRFRTPWKSTIAVGIFVAILAGFMPIDALLHLANIGTLFAFVIVCAAVIIMRYTDPDAARPFRCPLVPLIPILGISACLLLMFSLPAANWLRLVIWMGLGLAIYFGYGRHHSVLRAHNASMSAKS; encoded by the coding sequence ATGGATTGGAAACAGTTGTTTGCCCGCAAGAACCTTGGCGAACTCTTGGAAGAAATGAAAGGTGACGACCGACTGAAACGAGCGCTCGGACCCGTCAACCTGACCGCACTGGGAATCGGCGCGGTCATCGGAGCCGGGATCTTCGTTGCCACTGGCAAGGCGGCCAGCGAAACCGCGGGCCCCGCACTGATGGTGTCGTATCTCGTCGTGGGAATCACCTGCATCTTCGCGGCACTGTGTTACGCGGAATTTGCCTCAATGGCGCCTGTCGCCGGCAGCGCCTACACCTATGCCTACATCACAATGGGTGAGCTGTTTGCCTGGATCATCGGCTGGGATCTCGTGCTGGAATATGCCGTTGGTGCTGCGACGGTCGCGAATGGCTGGTCGGGCTACTTCCAGAAGGTGATTGCCAAACTCGGTCTCCATTTCCCCGCGATCGTCAGCAAGTCCATCTATGTTTTTGAAAATGAGCACTATCACGCCACTGGCTCGCTGATCAACCTGCCTGCCGTCCTGATCGTCGCGATCATCACGGCGATTCTGGTGAAGGGGATCTCGGAAAGTGCCTGGATCAATGCCTTGATGGTCTTTATCAAGGTCGGCGCCGTGGTGTTCGTCATCCTTGTCGGATCATTCTACGTCCACCCGGAAAACTGGACTCCGTTTGCCCCCTACGGCTGGACGGGAATCAATATTTTTGGATTGCACGTCGCAGGAAATACGAACGAAGCCGGAGAGCCGGTCGGCATGCTCGCCGGTGCCGCAATCATCTTTTTTGCCTACATCGGATTCGACTCGGTTTCGACACATGCGGAAGAATCGAAAAACCCGCGTCGCGATGTACCCATCGCCATTATTGCTTCGCTGCTGATCTGTACGGTGCTCTACATCGGCGTGGCAGCCGTCCTCACGGGAATGGTCAAATACGACACCATTGATAAAGACGCGGGTGTTTCGTCGGCCTTTCATCATGCCGGTTTGCCGTGGGCTGAAGTCATCATCGCGACAGCAGGCGTCGCCGGAATCACGTCCGTCCTGCTAGTACTGATGCTCAGTGCGCCACGTGTGTTTCTGGCCATGGCACGCGATGGTCTGGTTCCCAGCTCGTTTTTTGCGGATGTGCATCCACGATTCAGGACACCTTGGAAAAGTACGATTGCCGTAGGCATTTTTGTCGCAATTCTGGCAGGATTTATGCCAATTGATGCCCTGCTGCATCTGGCGAACATTGGAACGCTTTTCGCCTTCGTGATCGTCTGCGCCGCAGTGATAATCATGCGTTACACAGATCCCGATGCGGCCCGCCCTTTCCGCTGCCCACTCGTTCCCCTGATTCCGATCTTGGGAATCTCTGCCTGCCTGTTACTGATGTTTTCGCTTCCCGCGGCGAACTGGCTGCGATTGGTGATCTGGATGGGATTGGGACTCGCCATTTACTTCGGATACGGCCGACATCACAGCGTGTTACGCGCACACAACGCATCAATGTCCGCCAAATCATGA
- a CDS encoding phosphoribosylanthranilate isomerase, translating to MWIKVCGVRDLETARQLAELKVDAIGLNFYASSPRVVSIDIAEAISKSISRDVSRVGVFVNHPIREVEIIASRCQLDLIQLHGDEPPAYLADLQRRLPHLRFIRAWRMNKDRLKSLKLYLDECRNWNGRLAACLIDAHVGGMYGGSGKTVPWGRLATDYQTTVWPPLILAGGLKPDNIAEAISVSRPWGVDVASGVESAPGVKNLDLVHAFIEKARSAERALKPQPIEANSAPADEARQSG from the coding sequence ATGTGGATCAAGGTTTGTGGAGTTCGAGATCTCGAAACGGCACGACAGCTTGCAGAACTGAAGGTCGATGCAATCGGTCTCAACTTCTACGCCAGCTCGCCACGCGTTGTTTCCATCGACATTGCAGAAGCCATTTCAAAATCGATTTCCAGAGATGTGTCGCGCGTGGGCGTGTTCGTCAATCATCCGATCCGTGAAGTCGAAATCATCGCGTCTCGATGTCAGCTCGATCTGATCCAGTTGCACGGTGACGAACCCCCGGCTTATCTGGCAGATCTGCAGCGCCGCCTGCCGCATTTGCGGTTCATTCGTGCCTGGAGAATGAACAAGGATCGCCTGAAAAGCCTGAAACTGTACCTCGACGAGTGTCGCAATTGGAACGGCCGTTTGGCGGCATGCCTGATCGATGCTCACGTTGGTGGCATGTATGGGGGTTCAGGAAAAACGGTCCCCTGGGGACGACTGGCCACCGACTATCAGACAACCGTCTGGCCGCCGCTCATCCTGGCCGGTGGATTGAAGCCAGACAATATTGCGGAAGCGATCTCGGTCTCGCGTCCCTGGGGCGTCGACGTCGCAAGTGGCGTCGAATCGGCACCGGGTGTCAAGAATCTGGATCTGGTGCACGCCTTCATCGAAAAAGCTCGTTCCGCGGAACGGGCCTTAAAACCGCAACCAATTGAGGCGAATTCGGCTCCAGCAGACGAAGCGCGACAGTCTGGCTAA
- a CDS encoding DUF1501 domain-containing protein, giving the protein MTQSARNSNCGCPGQMPWPMSRREMLASTANGFGLLAFQGLFGRSNVAATATAIRDFPAPHFPPKVKNVIFCFMDGGVSHVDSFDPKPKLTELDGAPFTESKNPTANGNRKWLGSPWAFRQHGESGMPVSSLFPHIARCADDIAVIRSMKADLPIHSTGVLFLHTGSNNAGRPSLGSWVNYGLGCESENLPGFVVLSFGVVPCGGLETFSNGFLPASHQATLLQADGSPIDNIQPADADARIQRAKLALLRGQNESFSRGLGGADSVESAIKNHEMAFRMQTLVPDVLDLARETEQTQALYGIDSKVPSQRLYGIQCLRARRLVESGVRFVEITCPPGASNGTWDQHGNLKGGHEKNALDTDQAIAGLITDLKQRGLFDETLIVWAGEFGRTPHSAGRDGRDHHPEGFTVWLAGGGVKGGSIYGATDELGMHAVENICTMHDLHATILHLLGLDHERLTFRFSGRDFRLTDVHGHAVHEILS; this is encoded by the coding sequence ATGACCCAATCCGCGCGCAACTCGAATTGTGGATGTCCCGGTCAAATGCCATGGCCGATGTCGCGGCGCGAGATGCTGGCGTCGACGGCGAATGGGTTTGGCCTGTTGGCATTTCAGGGGCTGTTTGGTCGCTCTAATGTTGCCGCCACCGCGACAGCGATTCGTGATTTTCCTGCGCCGCATTTTCCACCCAAGGTGAAGAATGTCATTTTCTGTTTCATGGATGGCGGAGTGTCGCACGTTGACTCGTTCGATCCCAAACCGAAATTGACCGAACTGGATGGGGCGCCGTTCACGGAATCAAAGAATCCGACGGCCAACGGAAATCGAAAATGGCTGGGTAGCCCGTGGGCATTTCGCCAGCATGGTGAAAGTGGCATGCCGGTTAGCAGCCTGTTTCCACATATCGCCCGGTGTGCGGACGATATCGCGGTGATTCGTTCGATGAAGGCCGATTTGCCGATTCACTCGACAGGGGTTTTGTTTTTGCATACCGGCTCGAACAATGCTGGACGGCCAAGCCTGGGATCATGGGTGAACTATGGTCTGGGTTGTGAGAGCGAAAACCTTCCTGGATTTGTCGTGCTCAGTTTTGGCGTCGTTCCGTGTGGAGGTCTGGAAACCTTTTCCAACGGGTTTCTTCCGGCCAGTCATCAAGCCACGTTGCTTCAGGCCGACGGATCACCGATCGACAATATTCAGCCGGCCGATGCCGATGCACGCATCCAGCGCGCCAAGTTGGCGCTACTCAGGGGCCAGAACGAATCGTTTTCTCGCGGCTTGGGTGGTGCCGATTCGGTCGAATCGGCAATCAAAAATCACGAGATGGCGTTTCGCATGCAGACCCTGGTTCCAGATGTGCTCGACCTGGCTCGTGAAACCGAACAGACGCAGGCGCTCTATGGAATCGATTCGAAAGTTCCCTCGCAACGGCTGTATGGCATTCAGTGTCTTCGTGCGCGGCGATTGGTCGAATCGGGCGTGCGTTTTGTCGAGATCACCTGTCCTCCTGGGGCTTCGAATGGGACCTGGGACCAGCATGGGAATTTGAAGGGGGGGCATGAGAAGAACGCGCTGGATACTGATCAGGCGATTGCCGGGCTGATTACCGACCTCAAGCAGCGTGGCTTGTTTGACGAGACGCTGATCGTTTGGGCTGGCGAATTCGGCAGAACTCCGCATTCCGCCGGACGTGATGGACGCGATCATCATCCTGAAGGATTCACGGTCTGGCTGGCGGGGGGCGGTGTGAAGGGGGGATCAATTTATGGTGCGACAGACGAGCTTGGCATGCATGCGGTCGAGAACATTTGCACGATGCACGATCTGCATGCGACCATCTTGCATCTGCTGGGGCTCGACCATGAACGGCTGACGTTTCGCTTCAGCGGGCGTGACTTCCGCTTGACGGATGTTCACGGTCACGCAGTGCACGAGATTTTGAGTTAG
- a CDS encoding PSD1 and planctomycete cytochrome C domain-containing protein, with product MRIDFRTLLYGWLLVASSLTVANDDVEFFEKKIRPALITYCYECHSTDSKAPGGELLLDTRAGVLSGGDSGPALHVGQPDNSLLIKAIRYTDDSVKMPPKGKLPEAVIADLEEWVKRGAPDPRTESSKKKSALPWHEVMRERSDWWSLKPIATVGIPSTLVGSSSEQPVDRFVRSKQTERGLTPAEPTDPTTLARRLSLVLTGLPPTADQVEAFTTDCQAEQSRDRLPSAAVERYVDSLLQSPHFGEQWARHWMDVVRFCETHGNEWNYEVHHAWRYRDYLIRAFNQDVPYDQFVREHIAGDLLPHPRMNAAEQFNESVIGTGFYRFGEVNHDDCISLRSIGYDLADNQIDTLTKAFQATTVACARCHNHKLDAISAEDYYAMLAVMRSSRNVSHCIDAPQVNAEPKRRLRELKSELRQELVGLWRRDATQLTQYLHAARAVRTNSADADVLKAGLDPARLEKWIATLANDKLTVDDPFDLWRRLCESETPGVATAPADALAVSSSYPQVWEAAFQQFTQEESERAESNRSRFTNYADFRESGLSGWLNGGMASLDAPTANGEFVVQPAGDELVQAILPAGRFTHVLSAKLNGTLRSQVLAKGKKYISFEVLGQRSSAVRLVSNNCQLNYANYRALTSAGLQWITFTIPDDREILQTYAELMTMFDNPKFPDQLSPLGGDRENYKLPWDKAAENPRSYFGVTRVVLHDEPGAPRAELSHLRSIYLSDSTNVATTDQTVPSVKVCPTPTEVENRYVARITSAIEAWAADRANEGDVRWLDAMVRYQLLSNRVEQSPRCAALVQEYRDVDAQLSLPRVVVGLGDGGPGIEQPVFLRGDYARAGDMVPRRYLEVMAMVRPEGSAIGSTVDIARRSKLDVFTSHGSGRLELAEQIIRPDNPLTARVMVNRIWHHLFGTGLVRTVDDFGHVGEQPSHPELLDHIARQFVADGWSVKKMIRMLVLTRTFQLSNRPSEASREIDPQNRLLQHYPARRMEAESVRDSILAASGRLDRTLYGPSIQPYREKEYADRRLFPGPLDGNGRRSIYIKNNLMEAPKFLAAFNFPGGKVTQGRRDVTNVPAQALALLNDPFVLQQADVWSQRVLSHSRDSVPTRLTSMFQSAVNRSPTAEEQARFGQSIQELATLYQIPRENLMTSSVLWKDVAHALINMSELIYIP from the coding sequence ATGCGAATCGATTTTCGAACCTTGTTATACGGGTGGCTGTTGGTTGCGTCGTCCCTGACAGTGGCAAACGATGACGTCGAGTTCTTCGAAAAGAAGATTCGGCCCGCGCTGATCACGTATTGTTACGAGTGTCATTCCACAGATTCGAAAGCACCCGGCGGCGAACTGCTGCTCGATACGCGAGCGGGTGTCTTGTCAGGCGGTGACAGTGGTCCGGCACTTCACGTCGGCCAGCCGGACAACAGTCTGCTGATCAAGGCGATTCGTTACACCGATGACTCGGTTAAGATGCCGCCGAAGGGAAAACTGCCTGAGGCGGTGATCGCCGACCTGGAAGAGTGGGTCAAACGCGGAGCCCCTGATCCCCGAACAGAAAGCTCGAAGAAGAAGTCCGCATTGCCCTGGCATGAGGTGATGCGGGAACGGAGCGACTGGTGGAGTTTGAAACCGATTGCGACGGTCGGTATTCCCTCCACACTTGTCGGTTCGTCTTCCGAACAGCCTGTTGATCGATTTGTGCGATCCAAGCAAACCGAACGAGGATTGACTCCCGCCGAGCCAACCGATCCGACGACACTTGCACGTCGCTTGAGCCTCGTTCTGACGGGCCTGCCGCCAACCGCGGATCAGGTGGAAGCATTTACCACTGATTGCCAGGCGGAGCAATCGCGTGACAGATTGCCGAGCGCTGCCGTCGAACGATACGTCGATTCGCTGTTACAGTCTCCTCATTTTGGTGAGCAATGGGCGCGGCACTGGATGGATGTGGTGCGGTTCTGTGAAACCCACGGGAATGAATGGAACTACGAAGTCCATCATGCGTGGCGGTATCGCGACTATTTAATTCGTGCCTTCAATCAAGACGTTCCGTATGACCAATTTGTTCGCGAGCACATTGCCGGTGACCTGCTGCCCCATCCCCGAATGAACGCGGCGGAACAGTTCAATGAATCTGTCATCGGGACCGGGTTCTATCGATTTGGCGAAGTCAATCACGACGATTGCATATCGCTGCGATCGATTGGCTACGACCTGGCTGACAATCAAATCGATACGCTGACCAAGGCGTTCCAAGCGACGACGGTCGCCTGTGCTCGTTGCCACAATCACAAACTGGATGCCATTTCCGCCGAAGACTATTACGCCATGCTGGCGGTGATGCGAAGTTCGCGGAATGTCAGCCATTGCATTGATGCTCCGCAGGTCAACGCGGAACCCAAGCGACGCTTGCGCGAGTTGAAGTCGGAGCTGAGGCAAGAACTTGTTGGCCTGTGGCGGCGTGATGCGACGCAACTGACGCAATATCTGCACGCGGCGCGAGCGGTTCGTACGAATTCCGCCGACGCAGACGTCTTGAAGGCGGGGCTTGATCCAGCACGGCTTGAGAAATGGATTGCCACGCTGGCGAATGACAAACTCACCGTCGACGATCCATTCGATCTCTGGCGACGACTTTGTGAATCCGAAACACCCGGGGTCGCGACCGCACCCGCTGATGCCTTGGCGGTGTCAAGTTCCTATCCGCAAGTCTGGGAGGCGGCGTTCCAACAGTTCACTCAGGAAGAGTCAGAGCGTGCCGAGTCCAACCGAAGTCGCTTTACAAACTACGCTGATTTTCGCGAGAGCGGCCTGTCGGGATGGCTCAATGGAGGTATGGCATCATTGGATGCGCCCACCGCGAATGGCGAATTCGTGGTGCAACCCGCAGGCGACGAACTGGTTCAAGCGATCTTGCCTGCGGGTCGCTTCACGCATGTGCTGTCGGCGAAGTTGAATGGAACGCTTCGATCGCAGGTCCTTGCGAAAGGGAAAAAGTACATCAGCTTTGAAGTACTGGGGCAGCGTAGTAGCGCGGTCCGATTGGTCTCAAACAATTGCCAATTGAACTACGCGAACTATCGAGCGTTGACCTCCGCCGGATTGCAATGGATCACGTTCACGATTCCAGACGATCGCGAAATTCTGCAAACTTATGCCGAACTGATGACGATGTTCGACAATCCGAAATTCCCCGATCAGTTGTCGCCGCTCGGGGGTGACCGCGAGAACTACAAGTTGCCGTGGGACAAGGCCGCCGAGAATCCACGCTCGTACTTTGGGGTGACTCGAGTCGTCTTGCACGATGAACCCGGAGCGCCGCGGGCCGAGTTGTCTCACCTGCGTTCCATCTATCTTTCGGACTCGACAAACGTCGCCACTACGGACCAGACGGTGCCGTCTGTAAAGGTTTGCCCCACGCCGACGGAGGTCGAAAATCGCTACGTCGCACGAATCACTTCGGCCATCGAGGCCTGGGCGGCAGATCGTGCAAATGAAGGCGACGTGCGCTGGCTGGATGCCATGGTCCGCTATCAATTGCTAAGCAATCGCGTGGAACAGTCACCGCGCTGTGCCGCACTTGTTCAAGAATATCGCGACGTCGACGCGCAATTGTCGCTTCCCCGGGTTGTCGTGGGGCTTGGCGATGGAGGCCCAGGAATCGAACAACCCGTCTTTCTGCGCGGTGACTATGCGCGAGCGGGCGACATGGTGCCGCGTCGGTATCTTGAAGTGATGGCGATGGTGCGTCCCGAAGGAAGTGCCATCGGTTCAACGGTCGATATCGCGAGACGCAGTAAACTGGATGTGTTCACCTCGCACGGAAGCGGTCGGCTCGAGTTGGCCGAGCAGATCATTCGGCCCGATAATCCTCTGACGGCCCGCGTGATGGTGAATCGCATCTGGCATCATCTGTTCGGGACCGGTTTGGTCAGGACCGTCGACGACTTTGGTCATGTGGGAGAGCAGCCGTCGCATCCGGAATTGCTGGATCACATTGCGCGGCAATTCGTGGCCGATGGGTGGTCGGTCAAAAAGATGATTCGGATGCTGGTGCTGACGCGGACGTTCCAGTTGTCCAATCGGCCCTCAGAAGCCTCACGCGAGATCGATCCGCAAAACCGACTCTTGCAGCACTATCCCGCGCGCCGGATGGAGGCCGAATCAGTCCGTGATTCGATCCTTGCCGCGTCGGGGCGATTGGATCGCACCCTGTATGGCCCCAGCATTCAGCCGTACCGCGAGAAAGAGTATGCGGATCGACGATTGTTTCCTGGTCCGCTGGATGGAAATGGGCGGCGCAGCATCTACATTAAAAATAATTTGATGGAAGCACCGAAATTCCTTGCTGCATTCAATTTTCCAGGCGGGAAGGTGACCCAGGGGCGGAGGGACGTCACGAACGTGCCTGCACAGGCATTGGCGCTGCTGAATGATCCGTTTGTCCTTCAACAAGCCGACGTGTGGTCGCAGCGGGTGCTCAGCCATTCACGGGATTCGGTGCCGACTCGATTAACCAGTATGTTCCAATCTGCTGTAAACCGGTCCCCCACCGCCGAAGAGCAGGCACGCTTTGGACAGTCGATTCAGGAACTCGCTACGCTGTATCAGATCCCCCGTGAAAACCTGATGACAAGTTCGGTGCTGTGGAAGGATGTGGCACACGCGCTGATCAATATGAGTGAGCTGATTTATATTCCGTAA
- a CDS encoding DUF1501 domain-containing protein, producing the protein MQLGFDGMAPLSRRQMVQGLGGGLGAIGLANLLNPASAKEVASHTRPRAKRVIQLFMNGGPFGPDLFDPKPAAAKFEGQRPSELDAFRTERKTAGLMPSPFKFEPRGTSGVPVSELLPQFSECIDDVCILKSVYTDNPNHGPALLLMNNGTIVPTRPSMGSWFSYGLGTENESLPGYVVLCPGRPVRFSILWTSAFLPGEHQGTYINHSNLEPQKLIPYLRNKRLPVEEQQRQLELMRSLNEKHLEERPGDRQLESRITAMETAFRMQFTATEAFDLSREPTQIREEYGTSHFANGCLLARRLAERGVRFTQVYYGDGQPWDTHNDHNNLTRKLCQDIDRPMAALLRDLKRRGMLEDTLVVWGGEFGRTPTTENGNGRDHNHYGFTMWMAGGGVRGGMTYGETDDFGFQAVQNRVHIHDLHATILDLLGLNHEQLTYRYAGRDFRLTDVAGKVIREIQS; encoded by the coding sequence ATGCAACTTGGGTTTGACGGAATGGCGCCACTTTCCCGACGGCAGATGGTTCAAGGACTTGGCGGCGGGTTGGGGGCGATCGGTCTGGCGAATCTGCTGAACCCCGCTTCGGCGAAAGAGGTCGCCAGTCACACTCGGCCCCGCGCGAAGCGGGTCATTCAATTGTTCATGAACGGTGGCCCGTTTGGTCCTGACCTCTTTGATCCGAAGCCTGCTGCTGCGAAGTTCGAAGGACAGCGTCCGTCAGAACTCGACGCGTTCCGGACGGAACGGAAGACAGCGGGGCTAATGCCATCGCCATTCAAATTTGAGCCTCGTGGAACCAGCGGTGTCCCCGTCAGCGAACTGTTGCCTCAATTTTCCGAATGCATTGATGACGTTTGCATTTTGAAATCGGTCTACACCGACAACCCCAATCATGGGCCGGCGCTGTTGCTGATGAACAACGGCACGATTGTACCGACACGGCCCAGCATGGGATCGTGGTTCTCGTATGGGCTGGGGACTGAGAACGAAAGCCTTCCGGGCTATGTCGTGCTGTGTCCCGGTCGTCCCGTCCGGTTTTCGATTCTCTGGACGAGCGCGTTCCTGCCGGGTGAGCATCAGGGGACCTATATCAATCATTCCAATCTGGAACCGCAAAAGCTGATTCCCTATCTGCGGAACAAGCGGCTGCCCGTGGAAGAACAGCAGCGACAGTTGGAGCTGATGCGCTCATTGAATGAAAAGCATCTGGAGGAACGCCCTGGCGATCGACAGTTGGAGTCGCGCATTACTGCGATGGAAACGGCGTTTCGTATGCAGTTCACCGCGACGGAAGCCTTCGATTTGAGCCGCGAGCCTACACAGATCCGCGAAGAGTATGGAACCAGTCATTTCGCCAATGGATGCTTGCTGGCGCGTCGTCTGGCCGAACGCGGGGTGCGTTTCACGCAGGTTTACTACGGTGACGGGCAGCCCTGGGATACACACAATGACCACAACAATTTGACTCGAAAGCTGTGTCAGGATATCGATCGGCCGATGGCCGCGCTGTTGCGCGATCTCAAACGCCGCGGAATGCTGGAAGACACACTCGTCGTCTGGGGTGGTGAATTTGGTCGAACACCGACGACCGAAAATGGGAATGGCCGCGATCACAATCACTATGGCTTCACGATGTGGATGGCAGGGGGCGGTGTGCGGGGAGGGATGACATACGGCGAGACGGACGACTTCGGGTTTCAGGCCGTTCAAAACCGAGTCCACATCCACGACTTGCATGCCACGATTCTGGACTTGCTGGGCCTGAACCACGAGCAGTTGACGTATCGTTATGCTGGACGTGACTTCCGTTTGACGGATGTCGCCGGCAAGGTGATCCGCGAAATCCAAAGCTGA
- a CDS encoding DUF3592 domain-containing protein has translation MSVQQQAYRGGIPRGLMRGAPRPLRLARKIRLGLSIAITAGIGWFVLCMLGTLLLAKSVAKPWKELRQHGQVVEGRITQAGMIKGFGRTSRNYIHYEFKTTEGQLISGQLQSGVAQQVNETQKFTYLPDNPAQHVIGEVDDQRLVDEERAKYDWVPIVLFLAIFPNVIGGLIVLAFVVGDLRQVRFAKYADLIVGRVDQVDSHGFHYVAEPQGQDAISGRVDVTAWNGQPVQVGDKVPLLKAGSRVEVFSRLSSVEWSDPEMAHCEPL, from the coding sequence ATGAGTGTTCAACAACAGGCATATCGAGGTGGGATTCCCAGAGGGCTGATGCGAGGCGCGCCTCGCCCGCTTCGGCTGGCACGCAAGATTCGTCTGGGGCTGTCGATTGCGATCACGGCGGGCATCGGATGGTTCGTCTTGTGCATGCTGGGAACGTTGCTGCTCGCCAAGTCCGTTGCCAAACCCTGGAAAGAGTTGCGTCAACACGGACAGGTCGTGGAAGGACGGATCACGCAGGCAGGGATGATCAAAGGATTCGGCAGGACGTCGCGAAACTATATCCACTACGAATTCAAGACAACGGAGGGGCAGCTGATCAGCGGTCAGCTGCAATCCGGGGTCGCTCAGCAAGTCAACGAAACTCAGAAGTTCACGTATCTGCCCGACAATCCCGCTCAGCATGTGATTGGTGAAGTCGACGACCAGCGACTGGTGGACGAAGAGCGGGCCAAATACGACTGGGTTCCAATCGTGTTGTTTCTTGCGATCTTTCCAAATGTCATTGGTGGTCTGATTGTGCTTGCGTTCGTTGTGGGCGATCTTCGGCAGGTTCGCTTCGCAAAGTACGCGGATCTGATTGTCGGTCGCGTTGATCAGGTCGATTCACACGGATTCCACTATGTTGCTGAACCGCAAGGGCAGGATGCAATCTCTGGTCGGGTCGATGTCACCGCGTGGAATGGCCAACCGGTCCAAGTGGGTGACAAAGTGCCCTTACTGAAAGCGGGTTCCCGCGTGGAAGTATTTTCGCGGCTGTCATCGGTTGAGTGGTCCGACCCTGAGATGGCGCACTGTGAGCCGTTGTGA
- a CDS encoding SAM hydrolase/SAM-dependent halogenase family protein: MSSPPLTHRPCITFLTDFGTRDTYVGQMKGVAIGINPNLHLVDLSHEIPPQQVLRGAYAWNDGIDAFPKGTVHVGVVDPGVGSDRRLIAAEIEGQRFVCPDNGLLSVILERSTLQRAVVLDQPRWWRSIVSSTFHGRDILTPVAAAWSLGHDIRELGSTLTTPIVTLPLPRKSKGRNSVSGQVVEIDHFGNLITNIDASDLPKTFASFKVEIGSFPILGLTHCYAEGDPGEPMTLVGSAGRLEIAVRDGSAAEEFQSPLGQRITVRWTEVAQ, translated from the coding sequence ATGTCATCGCCGCCCCTTACCCATCGACCTTGCATCACGTTTCTCACCGACTTTGGCACGCGCGACACGTACGTTGGCCAGATGAAGGGAGTTGCCATTGGAATCAATCCCAATCTGCATTTGGTCGATTTATCGCACGAAATCCCGCCGCAACAGGTCCTTCGCGGTGCTTACGCCTGGAATGATGGTATCGACGCCTTTCCCAAAGGAACCGTACATGTCGGTGTCGTCGATCCGGGAGTCGGTTCCGATCGCAGACTGATCGCCGCCGAAATCGAAGGCCAACGATTTGTCTGTCCGGACAACGGGCTGCTCTCGGTCATCCTGGAACGATCAACACTTCAACGAGCTGTCGTACTCGATCAACCACGTTGGTGGAGATCAATTGTTTCAAGCACATTCCACGGCCGCGACATCCTGACGCCCGTCGCCGCGGCCTGGTCACTGGGACACGACATCCGTGAATTGGGATCAACACTCACCACCCCCATTGTGACATTGCCGCTGCCGCGCAAGTCAAAGGGCCGCAATTCCGTGTCTGGCCAGGTTGTCGAAATCGACCACTTCGGCAACCTGATCACCAACATCGATGCCAGCGACCTGCCAAAAACGTTTGCGTCATTCAAAGTCGAGATTGGCTCATTTCCAATCCTGGGACTGACACACTGCTACGCTGAGGGAGACCCCGGAGAACCGATGACTTTAGTGGGTAGCGCGGGGCGACTCGAAATTGCCGTTCGTGATGGAAGTGCCGCAGAAGAATTTCAGTCGCCACTTGGACAGCGGATTACGGTTCGCTGGACGGAGGTCGCCCAATGA